From the genome of Vibrio navarrensis, one region includes:
- a CDS encoding HlyD family secretion protein — translation MDLLLVLTYTALCIAIFKVFKIPLNKWTVPTAVLGGVVLIGTLILLMNYNHPFTQLGNQVYSTTPIVSGVRGRVIDVPVQANQPLYQGDVLFRIDPVPFEAEVERLKAKVKEASQGALGLESNVKESQAAVLKAMAERDKAKREYDRYLRGFERGAFTEQQMDTTRQAYKAAQAALEVAQSQQEQAKISLDSEIGGENTQVAQLLAELRKAEFDLEQTVVRAPSDGYVTQLALRPGVMSVPLPLAPVMTFVHTEEKIYTAAFRQNSLQRLKRGFEAEFLFRALPGKIFKGEVIEVLPAIGESQIQARGSLLGTEALKTSGRVFVTLRLTDDISEYQLPMGTAVEVAVYSDTFTHVSIMRKVLIRMKSWQNYLYLDH, via the coding sequence ATGGATTTACTGCTTGTCCTCACATATACCGCCCTTTGCATCGCCATTTTTAAAGTGTTTAAGATCCCGCTGAACAAGTGGACAGTCCCTACCGCCGTTTTGGGTGGTGTCGTTCTTATTGGGACCTTGATTCTATTGATGAACTACAACCATCCTTTTACGCAACTCGGTAACCAAGTTTATTCCACTACTCCTATTGTTTCAGGCGTGCGTGGTAGAGTCATTGATGTTCCTGTTCAAGCAAATCAACCTCTCTATCAAGGGGATGTCCTGTTTCGTATTGATCCTGTCCCTTTTGAAGCAGAAGTAGAAAGACTGAAAGCAAAAGTCAAGGAAGCCAGCCAAGGCGCACTAGGCTTGGAATCCAATGTCAAAGAGTCACAAGCGGCAGTGCTAAAAGCGATGGCAGAGAGAGATAAAGCCAAACGTGAGTATGATCGCTATCTCAGAGGTTTTGAGCGTGGTGCGTTTACAGAGCAACAAATGGATACCACTCGCCAAGCTTATAAGGCTGCTCAAGCCGCGTTGGAGGTTGCACAGTCTCAGCAAGAGCAAGCCAAAATATCTCTCGATTCAGAGATTGGAGGGGAAAACACTCAAGTCGCCCAACTGTTAGCCGAGCTGCGAAAAGCAGAGTTCGATCTAGAGCAAACGGTGGTGAGAGCGCCAAGCGATGGCTACGTTACTCAGTTGGCGCTGCGTCCTGGAGTAATGTCTGTTCCGCTGCCTTTAGCGCCAGTGATGACATTTGTTCATACGGAAGAAAAGATTTACACCGCTGCTTTTCGTCAGAACTCACTTCAACGTTTAAAGCGTGGTTTTGAAGCGGAGTTTCTTTTCCGCGCGCTTCCAGGAAAAATATTTAAGGGCGAGGTGATCGAAGTGTTACCTGCGATTGGCGAGAGCCAAATCCAAGCTCGAGGTTCATTGTTAGGTACAGAAGCACTGAAAACCTCAGGGCGCGTTTTTGTCACTTTACGACTTACAGATGATATCTCTGAGTATCAGCTACCTATGGGAACGGCCGTTGAAGTAGCCGTTTACTCAGACACCTTCACCCATGTCTCTATCATGCGTAAGGTTTTGATTCGCATGAAAAGCTGGCAGAACTACCTATACTTAGACCACTAA
- a CDS encoding GGDEF domain-containing protein, producing MEKLLNKVTDAGFDPASVAGEEAIILWNHVRQHVASTRKERAHCYIISAEYRYELKQLQLSIDELRQALQLLELPEDAEDILTVKASLSERLVDIGDYTAALNEYVSSSNIAVEHGFIDEYVTSIVGMGNLCDAFGDHNRALRYYQKIDGIDHSISSRSLRLRYKLYLLSCYIHLGRVNVAKDLLKECEELSILVSDKILSGQVLLYQAKLHRLQNQHMQALLALSKAQYSSSSLHSNWLSIMNRIELAYSLCAIGRQELANMLLVSAAKNIELKASPIVAKQFYDAMSKVLAAQGRFKDALACEKKGFRIESDLMKHIPISELGASQLRRISRFDLQLKLILSEIENKELKETTQQHKNTMAQLQQDVFTDPLTALHNRRWLDVKLKDLLLHETPFALMVIDIDHFKSINDELSHLVGDKAIVSVSHELAAYFKFRGASCVRFGGEEFLVILENTDLAKAELHAENYRERIFQFGWTEILGERGLTVSIGITMHRDGENTQRTFYRADKALYRAKANGRNQVCTEE from the coding sequence ATGGAAAAGCTGCTGAATAAAGTCACCGACGCGGGTTTTGATCCTGCCTCCGTGGCCGGAGAAGAGGCCATTATTCTTTGGAATCATGTTCGCCAGCATGTTGCTTCCACCCGCAAAGAGCGCGCGCACTGCTACATCATCAGCGCGGAGTATCGCTACGAGTTAAAGCAGTTACAACTAAGCATTGATGAGTTGCGTCAAGCGCTGCAATTGCTTGAATTACCTGAAGACGCAGAAGACATTCTTACGGTTAAGGCTAGCCTGAGTGAGCGATTGGTCGACATTGGCGACTATACCGCCGCGCTCAATGAGTACGTCTCCTCCTCGAATATTGCCGTTGAACACGGATTTATCGATGAATATGTGACCTCGATTGTCGGCATGGGTAACCTTTGCGATGCATTTGGCGATCACAACCGCGCGCTGCGTTACTATCAAAAAATTGATGGTATTGACCACTCCATCAGCAGCCGTTCACTGCGGCTACGTTATAAACTCTATCTGCTCTCCTGCTACATCCATTTGGGCCGTGTCAATGTGGCCAAGGATCTTTTAAAAGAGTGTGAAGAGCTGAGTATTCTGGTCAGCGATAAAATTCTCTCAGGGCAAGTTCTGCTTTACCAAGCCAAGTTGCACCGATTGCAAAACCAACACATGCAAGCCTTGCTGGCTCTGTCAAAAGCGCAGTACTCTTCGAGCAGCCTGCACTCAAACTGGTTGTCGATCATGAATCGTATCGAACTCGCTTACTCGCTATGTGCGATTGGCAGACAAGAGCTCGCCAATATGCTGCTCGTCAGTGCAGCGAAGAACATTGAGCTGAAAGCCTCTCCTATCGTCGCAAAGCAGTTTTACGACGCAATGAGTAAGGTATTAGCCGCGCAAGGTCGATTTAAAGACGCGTTGGCGTGTGAGAAGAAAGGCTTTCGCATTGAGTCGGATCTGATGAAGCACATCCCGATCAGTGAGCTGGGAGCAAGCCAGCTGCGCCGCATCTCCCGTTTTGATCTGCAACTGAAATTGATCCTCTCTGAGATTGAGAACAAGGAACTCAAAGAGACCACACAGCAACACAAAAATACCATGGCGCAGTTGCAACAGGATGTGTTCACCGATCCGCTCACCGCGCTGCACAACCGACGTTGGCTGGACGTGAAACTCAAAGATCTGCTGCTGCATGAAACACCGTTTGCGCTGATGGTGATCGATATCGACCACTTCAAATCGATCAACGATGAGCTGAGCCATTTAGTCGGCGATAAGGCGATCGTCAGCGTTTCACATGAGCTTGCCGCTTACTTTAAGTTTCGCGGTGCCTCGTGCGTGCGTTTTGGCGGAGAAGAGTTCTTAGTGATCTTAGAAAATACCGACCTCGCTAAAGCCGAGCTGCACGCAGAAAATTACCGCGAACGCATTTTCCAGTTTGGCTGGACGGAGATTTTAGGTGAACGCGGTTTGACCGTTTCAATCGGCATCACCATGCATCGCGACGGTGAAAATACCCAACGCACCTTCTATCGCGCCGATAAAGCGCTCTACCGCGCCAAAGCCAACGGACGCAATCAGGTGTGTACGGAAGAATAA
- a CDS encoding DUF3302 domain-containing protein, whose amino-acid sequence MFLDYFALGLLVFVALVIFYGIIVIHDIPYEIAKEREHPHQDAIHYAGWVSLFTLHALWPFLWIWATLWRKERGWGFQKLEEEQHDIHHRVTALMDEVTQLRSEIEQLKSPQHRDNSVDADHADIEKEKQ is encoded by the coding sequence ATGTTTCTCGATTATTTTGCATTGGGATTGCTCGTCTTCGTCGCCTTAGTCATTTTTTACGGCATCATCGTGATTCACGATATTCCATACGAAATTGCCAAAGAGCGCGAGCATCCACATCAAGACGCCATTCACTATGCTGGCTGGGTAAGTCTATTCACCCTTCACGCACTGTGGCCCTTTCTTTGGATTTGGGCAACACTTTGGCGCAAAGAGCGTGGCTGGGGCTTTCAGAAGCTAGAAGAAGAACAACATGATATCCATCATCGTGTTACAGCGCTGATGGATGAGGTGACGCAACTGCGCAGTGAGATAGAACAACTGAAGTCTCCTCAGCATCGTGACAATTCGGTTGATGCTGACCATGCGGACATTGAAAAGGAGAAACAATAA
- a CDS encoding YbgA family protein codes for MEKTGIKVGVSACVLGDKVRFDAGHKLSRFVVQDLGAYMDFVSVCPEVGMGMPVPRPTIRLVSDAERIALVETKNPDKDYSHAMLAYAEQKVSQLMDQELSGYIVCAKSPTCGMEKVKVYKLHGAEKEGVGLYTQTLMRKMPWLPVEEDGRLHDPVLRENFITRVYCLHDFNQNVARVRTRKSIVDFHSRYKLTLMAHHPQSYRELGRLVAAIAEYDLEAFIPLYREGLMRALTHRASRKNNTNVLMHLQGYFKKVLNKEQKAELAQTIDEYRQGMLPLLAPLTLIKHYLNTYPDDYLHSQKFLAPHPQELKLRYGL; via the coding sequence ATGGAAAAGACAGGTATCAAAGTTGGCGTCAGCGCCTGTGTGCTTGGCGATAAAGTCAGATTTGACGCTGGACACAAACTGAGCCGATTTGTTGTTCAGGATCTTGGTGCTTATATGGATTTCGTTTCTGTTTGTCCGGAAGTGGGGATGGGCATGCCTGTGCCACGCCCGACAATTCGTTTGGTCTCGGACGCCGAGCGCATTGCTTTAGTGGAAACCAAAAATCCTGACAAGGATTACTCGCATGCGATGTTGGCCTACGCCGAACAGAAAGTATCGCAATTGATGGATCAAGAGTTGAGTGGTTATATTGTCTGCGCCAAATCGCCAACCTGTGGCATGGAAAAGGTCAAGGTGTACAAACTGCATGGCGCGGAGAAAGAGGGAGTCGGCTTATATACGCAGACTTTGATGCGCAAAATGCCGTGGTTGCCCGTAGAGGAAGATGGCCGACTGCATGACCCGGTATTGCGTGAAAACTTCATCACCCGCGTCTATTGCTTGCATGATTTCAATCAGAATGTGGCACGTGTGCGCACGCGCAAGAGCATTGTCGATTTCCACTCACGCTATAAACTGACCTTGATGGCCCATCATCCGCAATCTTATCGTGAGCTTGGTCGTTTGGTTGCCGCGATTGCAGAGTACGACTTGGAAGCCTTTATTCCCTTATATCGCGAGGGTTTGATGCGTGCATTAACCCACCGTGCCAGTCGCAAAAACAATACCAATGTGTTGATGCACTTGCAGGGCTATTTTAAGAAAGTGCTCAATAAAGAGCAGAAAGCGGAATTGGCGCAAACGATAGACGAGTATCGTCAAGGCATGCTGCCTTTGCTGGCGCCACTGACGCTGATAAAACATTATCTCAACACTTATCCCGATGATTATCTGCACAGTCAGAAGTTTTTAGCTCCTCATCCTCAGGAATTGAAATTACGTTATGGTTTATAA
- a CDS encoding ABC transporter ATP-binding protein, whose product MTIEFSNFSFRYESLDKPTLKNINLRIEKGEKIVIIGPSGSGKSTLGQCLNGLIPHAVKGEISGKLRINGQNTDTFDMHQFTEQVGTVLQDTDSQFVGLSIGEDIAFALENQLTSNIEMYPLVKATARMVDLEMMLERSPHDLSGGQKQRVSLAGILVDHVDILLFDEPLAALDPKTGKKTIEIIDDLHTQSGKTVVIIEHRLEDVLHRPVDRIILMDNGEIIADTTPDKLLASSLLAQYGIREPLYLSALKAAGCQLTAQHHPSKLSHIPVEPFAKPLRAWFDAAKPVSERSLSAPLLQVRDLTYSYDGEKNALENVSFDIQRGEFVSVLGKNGSGKSTITKLLMGVLTPDAGSMHLHGDDLSQLSIFERSQRIGVVMQNPNHMISHHMIFDEVAFGLRNRGLDEMQIESKVLEALALCGLSKYRHWPIEALSYGQKKRVTIASILALKPQLLILDEPTAGQDYRNYTAMLRFIEKLNRELGITVMIISHDLHLVLEYTTRSLVIADSKLIADAPMTHVLSSPALLDNANLTVTSLYPLAEKFAIADRDGLMRHFIASEKDHREKVDESETLSTERCHEKQA is encoded by the coding sequence ATGACCATCGAATTTTCTAACTTCTCTTTTCGATATGAGTCGCTGGACAAACCGACGCTAAAAAATATCAATCTAAGGATAGAGAAAGGAGAGAAAATCGTCATCATTGGCCCAAGCGGTAGCGGTAAATCGACGCTTGGCCAATGCCTCAACGGGCTGATTCCGCACGCGGTGAAAGGAGAAATCTCTGGCAAGCTGCGTATCAATGGGCAAAATACTGACACTTTTGACATGCACCAATTCACCGAACAAGTGGGCACGGTTTTGCAAGATACCGACAGCCAGTTTGTCGGGTTGAGCATTGGTGAAGATATTGCGTTCGCGCTGGAAAACCAACTGACTAGCAATATTGAGATGTACCCGCTGGTCAAAGCCACTGCGCGTATGGTTGATCTGGAGATGATGCTGGAGCGCTCGCCGCACGATCTCTCCGGTGGGCAAAAACAGCGAGTCTCACTGGCGGGCATTTTAGTCGACCATGTCGATATTTTGCTGTTTGATGAACCGCTAGCCGCACTTGACCCGAAAACGGGCAAGAAGACCATTGAAATCATTGATGATCTGCACACACAAAGTGGCAAAACCGTGGTGATTATTGAACACCGCCTGGAAGATGTGCTGCATCGGCCAGTGGATCGCATCATCTTGATGGATAACGGCGAAATAATTGCTGACACCACACCTGACAAGCTACTTGCTTCTTCTTTGCTGGCGCAGTACGGAATTCGTGAGCCGCTCTACCTTTCGGCTTTAAAAGCGGCTGGCTGCCAGCTTACTGCACAGCATCATCCATCGAAGCTGTCGCACATCCCTGTTGAACCGTTTGCCAAGCCGCTTCGCGCTTGGTTTGATGCCGCTAAGCCTGTCTCTGAGCGTTCACTATCGGCGCCTCTTTTGCAAGTGCGTGATTTGACCTATTCCTATGATGGTGAGAAAAATGCGCTTGAGAACGTCAGTTTCGATATTCAACGTGGCGAGTTTGTCTCCGTGCTGGGTAAAAACGGCTCAGGAAAATCAACCATCACCAAACTACTGATGGGGGTACTGACGCCAGATGCAGGTTCAATGCACTTACATGGCGACGATCTCAGTCAGTTGTCGATTTTTGAGCGCAGCCAAAGAATCGGCGTTGTGATGCAAAACCCCAATCATATGATCTCCCATCACATGATTTTCGATGAAGTCGCTTTTGGCCTGCGTAATCGTGGCCTCGACGAAATGCAGATCGAGAGCAAAGTGCTCGAGGCTCTGGCGCTGTGTGGACTGAGTAAGTATCGTCACTGGCCGATTGAAGCGTTGAGCTACGGACAGAAAAAACGCGTGACCATCGCCTCGATTCTCGCTTTAAAGCCGCAACTGTTGATCCTTGATGAACCGACCGCGGGTCAGGATTATCGCAATTACACTGCGATGTTGCGCTTTATCGAAAAACTCAACCGCGAGCTTGGCATCACGGTGATGATCATCTCGCACGATCTGCACCTAGTGCTTGAATACACCACACGTTCGCTGGTCATTGCCGACAGCAAATTGATCGCCGATGCACCGATGACCCACGTTTTGAGCTCGCCCGCTTTGCTCGATAACGCCAACCTCACGGTCACCAGCTTGTATCCGTTGGCGGAAAAGTTTGCTATTGCCGACCGTGATGGATTGATGCGCCACTTTATCGCCAGCGAGAAAGACCATCGCGAGAAAGTCGACGAAAGTGAAACCTTGTCAACCGAGCGCTGTCACGAGAAGCAGGCATGA
- a CDS encoding lactate dehydrogenase, with the protein MSNGELPKDADGLQLNFCKTLACDNFGLSDAKRYVLQHANPKRPAMVCRECGAFPPLLNNREVLNELHRLRQLHSDGLPACRNDDCANFGLSVHTHKHLYHAFGYSGDRQRYRCKSCQSTFVDKWSGANKKLQFQENLMGLLFTGYSVREICRKLHINPKTFYDHVDHIASRCRRKLATIDARWVNHAQSYQLASHYVPLQPNSDNGVYWIASGEAQSGYILCQHVNYSANEEPLGSVDHNPYEPLSRFVSTEYVAEAKEAAGAPSDYLRERIDQKYQTILARGNVEDPMGNMTVFNYPSKGAVVRPPYTSYAHYLHVLDMCNDACRVSIYMPQDPLLRSAALSVCLSRIKSQNVDLMYVEEDADWKMDQPFERVDIVYMSWWRDRWAIANQGEVQKGIYYLAGNNNHPEQWFNTATTRNIAFFQRRFQVLFESFINEPRRKLRPGGILSLLDIFRAWHNLCYQDKQGQTAAQRLGVTEKPLTLKQLLS; encoded by the coding sequence GTGTCTAACGGCGAACTGCCAAAAGACGCAGATGGGTTACAACTCAACTTTTGTAAAACATTGGCGTGTGACAACTTTGGTCTGAGCGATGCAAAACGATATGTTTTGCAACATGCAAACCCTAAGCGTCCAGCGATGGTCTGCCGTGAATGTGGAGCTTTCCCCCCCTTACTTAACAACCGTGAAGTGCTGAACGAGCTGCATCGCTTGCGTCAGCTTCACAGCGACGGCTTACCTGCTTGTCGCAATGACGATTGCGCCAACTTTGGCCTATCGGTTCATACTCACAAACACCTCTACCATGCATTTGGCTACAGTGGCGATCGACAAAGATATCGCTGCAAAAGTTGTCAATCAACCTTTGTCGATAAATGGTCTGGGGCAAATAAAAAGCTGCAATTCCAAGAAAACTTGATGGGTCTGCTGTTTACTGGCTACTCAGTGCGAGAAATCTGTCGCAAGCTGCACATCAATCCAAAAACGTTTTACGATCACGTCGATCACATTGCCAGCCGTTGCCGACGCAAATTGGCCACCATTGATGCACGCTGGGTCAATCATGCACAAAGTTATCAACTTGCTTCCCACTATGTTCCGTTACAGCCTAACAGCGATAACGGCGTGTACTGGATCGCGTCGGGTGAAGCCCAGTCCGGCTACATTCTTTGCCAGCACGTCAACTACTCAGCCAATGAAGAGCCTTTAGGCTCGGTGGATCATAACCCTTACGAACCGCTTTCGCGTTTTGTCTCTACCGAATACGTTGCTGAAGCCAAAGAAGCAGCGGGAGCACCGTCAGACTATTTGCGCGAGCGAATTGATCAGAAATATCAAACCATCTTGGCACGCGGAAACGTAGAAGACCCGATGGGCAACATGACGGTGTTTAACTATCCGTCAAAAGGCGCGGTGGTTCGTCCGCCCTACACCTCTTACGCTCACTATCTTCATGTATTGGATATGTGCAACGACGCTTGTCGTGTCTCTATTTACATGCCACAAGATCCATTACTGCGCTCTGCGGCACTGAGTGTTTGCCTCTCGCGGATCAAGAGTCAGAATGTTGACCTGATGTATGTTGAAGAAGATGCGGACTGGAAAATGGATCAGCCTTTTGAACGAGTCGACATTGTCTATATGAGCTGGTGGCGAGATCGCTGGGCGATTGCCAATCAAGGTGAGGTACAAAAAGGCATCTATTATCTTGCTGGCAATAATAACCATCCCGAACAATGGTTTAATACCGCCACTACGCGCAACATCGCCTTCTTCCAGCGTCGCTTCCAAGTTCTGTTTGAAAGCTTTATCAACGAGCCAAGACGTAAACTCCGCCCCGGAGGCATTTTGTCACTGCTAGACATATTCAGAGCGTGGCACAATTTATGCTATCAAGACAAACAAGGGCAAACCGCGGCACAGCGGCTCGGTGTGACCGAAAAGCCACTGACACTCAAGCAGCTTTTGTCCTAA
- the deoD gene encoding purine-nucleoside phosphorylase has product MATPHINAQPGDFAETVLMPGDPLRAKYIAETFLEDVKQVCDVRNMFGFTGTYKGKKVSVMGHGMGIPSACIYVHELIAEYGVKNVIRVGSCGAVRDDVNLMDVVIGMGASTDSKVNRIRFNDHDFAALADYGLLEEAVKQARAQNVPVKVGNVFSADLFYTPEADIFEKMEKLGILGVDMEAAGIYGVAADLKAKALTILTVSDHIIRGEKLSSEDRQKSFNDMMKVALETAINI; this is encoded by the coding sequence ATGGCAACCCCACACATCAACGCACAACCTGGTGATTTTGCAGAAACCGTCCTGATGCCAGGTGACCCGCTGCGCGCGAAATACATCGCAGAAACCTTCCTTGAAGACGTTAAACAGGTTTGCGATGTGCGCAACATGTTTGGTTTTACTGGCACTTACAAAGGGAAGAAAGTCTCTGTGATGGGCCACGGCATGGGCATCCCATCCGCGTGTATCTATGTGCATGAGCTGATTGCAGAGTACGGCGTTAAGAACGTTATCCGTGTCGGTAGCTGTGGTGCGGTACGTGACGATGTAAACCTAATGGACGTGGTTATCGGTATGGGCGCATCCACTGACTCTAAAGTGAACCGCATCCGCTTTAACGATCACGACTTCGCCGCTCTAGCAGACTACGGCCTACTTGAAGAAGCGGTGAAGCAAGCACGTGCGCAAAACGTCCCTGTAAAAGTGGGTAACGTGTTCTCTGCAGATCTTTTCTACACCCCGGAAGCTGATATCTTCGAGAAGATGGAGAAACTGGGCATTCTAGGTGTGGATATGGAAGCGGCGGGCATCTACGGCGTAGCCGCTGATCTTAAAGCAAAAGCGCTGACTATTCTGACCGTTTCTGATCACATTATCCGCGGTGAAAAACTGAGCTCTGAAGATCGTCAGAAGTCATTCAATGACATGATGAAAGTTGCGCTAGAAACAGCAATCAATATCTAA
- a CDS encoding ECF-type riboflavin transporter substrate-binding protein, whose translation MNLSAKTVVVIAIGAALYGIGGLPMFGIPVFANTTLKPAMAVLALFSVLFGPLVGFLVGFIGHWVTDLFAGWGVWLTWALGSGLVGLIIGFFPSLTRNRLEKGEFSMKDFALFVLLALLGNVFGYGCSAFLDTLLYAEPFTKVFTQLTIIASGNTVLIAVVGYFILKSVAKRNKQSRNLTEA comes from the coding sequence ATGAATCTTTCAGCTAAAACCGTAGTGGTGATTGCAATCGGTGCGGCGCTTTACGGCATTGGTGGCTTGCCCATGTTTGGCATTCCGGTTTTTGCCAATACCACACTCAAGCCGGCGATGGCGGTACTCGCGCTGTTTTCTGTTCTCTTTGGCCCTCTGGTCGGCTTTTTGGTGGGCTTTATTGGTCACTGGGTGACGGACCTGTTCGCCGGTTGGGGCGTGTGGCTGACTTGGGCTCTCGGCTCTGGTTTGGTTGGTTTGATTATCGGCTTCTTCCCATCTCTGACTCGCAACCGCTTGGAAAAAGGCGAGTTTAGTATGAAAGACTTTGCCCTGTTTGTGTTGCTTGCGCTGCTTGGCAACGTGTTTGGTTATGGCTGTTCTGCGTTCCTCGATACCCTGTTATATGCCGAACCTTTCACAAAAGTGTTTACCCAACTGACGATTATTGCCTCAGGTAACACCGTCCTGATCGCCGTTGTGGGCTATTTCATTCTTAAATCGGTCGCGAAGCGCAATAAGCAGAGCCGCAACTTAACTGAGGCTTAA